One Tamlana carrageenivorans genomic region harbors:
- a CDS encoding lysoplasmalogenase family protein, whose product MLHIIRDKNKFAILFFIVLIIDTAVKINLPAFPYRYLSKPWVLGLLIAYYFFNKKAALKHNFLWTMLALVCFFIADFLIIDHENIFLLISSLFIYSVAKLFLCFRFSHKADFKVRPLIPFSVVIFIYTVGLVSFIYEDLGDFFLPTLISYFISLLLCQFAYLRKEVVDRKSYLLVFFGVICYMISEGIMVIKTFKTDVPYKDFSIMFFYATGVYLMVHGVVIEKRLQDV is encoded by the coding sequence ATGCTGCATATCATACGAGATAAAAATAAATTTGCGATCTTATTCTTTATAGTATTGATAATTGATACGGCTGTGAAAATTAATCTTCCAGCATTTCCCTATCGGTATCTGTCGAAACCCTGGGTTTTAGGGCTTCTTATCGCGTACTATTTTTTTAATAAAAAGGCTGCTTTAAAGCATAATTTTCTTTGGACTATGCTTGCCTTAGTTTGTTTTTTTATAGCCGATTTTTTAATTATCGACCACGAAAACATATTTCTTTTAATAAGTAGCTTGTTTATTTATTCTGTGGCAAAATTGTTTTTATGTTTTCGCTTTTCTCATAAGGCAGACTTTAAAGTACGTCCCTTAATTCCTTTTTCTGTGGTCATTTTTATTTACACCGTTGGATTAGTGAGTTTTATTTATGAAGATTTAGGAGATTTTTTTCTACCTACGTTAATTAGTTATTTTATTTCATTACTACTCTGTCAGTTTGCTTACTTACGTAAAGAGGTGGTCGATCGAAAAAGTTATTTATTGGTGTTTTTTGGTGTGATATGTTATATGATTTCCGAAGGTATTATGGTTATTAAAACCTTTAAAACAGATGTGCCATATAAGGATTTTAGTATCATGTTTTTTTATGCCACAGGTGTTTATTTAATGGTGCACGGGGTGGTTATTGAGAAGCGATTGCAAGATGTTTAG